ATGAAATCAGATTCCCTACAGCACGCCCTTGGTGGAGGGGGCCAGGCCGCCGGTCTTGGGGTCGATCTCGACCGCCTGACGTAGCGCTCGGGCCAGGGCCTTGAACCCGCTTTCGGCGACGTGGTGGGTGTTGTCGCCGTAGAGGGTCTCCAGATGGACGCAGGCCCCCACGTTCATGGCGAACGCGTGGTGGAACTCCTTGAAGAGCTCGGTGTCCATCTCGCCGACCTTGGGCCGCTTGAAGTCGACCTTCCAGATCAGATAGGGCCGGTTCGAAAGGTCGATGGCGCAGCGAGTCAGGGTCTCGTCCATCGGGATATAGGCATGGCCGAAGCGGCGGATGCCCTTGAAACCGTCCAGCGCCTTGTTGATGGCCAGACCCAGGACGATGCCGGTGTCTTCCACCGTGTGGTGCATGTCGATGTGCAGGTCGCCCTTGGTCTCGACCTTCAGGTCGAAGCCGC
The window above is part of the Caulobacter soli genome. Proteins encoded here:
- the hisB gene encoding imidazoleglycerol-phosphate dehydratase HisB, translating into MARTAEVVRETKETQIRVWIDLDGTGASTISTGIGFYDHMLESFARHGGFDLKVETKGDLHIDMHHTVEDTGIVLGLAINKALDGFKGIRRFGHAYIPMDETLTRCAIDLSNRPYLIWKVDFKRPKVGEMDTELFKEFHHAFAMNVGACVHLETLYGDNTHHVAESGFKALARALRQAVEIDPKTGGLAPSTKGVL